From one Bacteroidota bacterium genomic stretch:
- a CDS encoding sigma-70 family RNA polymerase sigma factor has protein sequence MYYINIPIFEKLKSDENIGNLSDEELVVLYRESDEKEYLGILFKRYSHLVFGVCMKYLKDEDESKDAAMQVFEKLFVELKRHEIQHFKAWLHTVTKYHCLMILRSGSKEISGIDPYIMENEAAKHPLHAVNEESGEKEKQLHDMESALLHLEPHQQQCIKLFYLEEKSYQQVESITGFNMNQVKSDIQNGKRNLKMIMSRNE, from the coding sequence ATGTATTACATCAATATACCTATTTTTGAAAAGTTGAAATCCGACGAAAACATAGGAAATTTGAGTGACGAAGAACTGGTCGTCTTGTATCGGGAAAGCGACGAAAAAGAGTATTTGGGTATCTTGTTCAAGCGTTATAGCCATCTGGTTTTCGGGGTATGCATGAAATATCTCAAGGATGAAGATGAGAGCAAGGATGCGGCGATGCAAGTCTTTGAAAAGCTCTTTGTGGAACTAAAGCGACATGAGATACAGCATTTCAAAGCCTGGCTGCATACAGTAACCAAATACCATTGTCTGATGATACTAAGAAGCGGTTCCAAAGAAATTAGCGGAATCGATCCATATATTATGGAAAATGAGGCTGCAAAACATCCCTTGCATGCGGTAAACGAAGAAAGTGGTGAGAAAGAGAAGCAATTGCACGACATGGAGTCGGCACTTTTACATCTCGAACCGCATCAGCAGCAATGTATAAAACTCTTCTACCTGGAGGAAAAAAGTTATCAGCAAGTAGAATCCATCACCGGATTTAACATGAATCAGGTAAAGAGCGATATTCAAAATGGAAAGAGAAATTTGAAAATGATCATGAGCAGAAATGAATAA
- a CDS encoding PhoH family protein yields MKEIIIPVDFANVVDFFGVNDSNLDIIRKKYPALKIAGRGNELKIIGEESLVGFAAEKVKQLLNYFHEHGMLTPTEVSYLLNGSLQFSDQSTEKSSASVSSPSTTADSRDVLVFGPGGVMVRARTPNQRKLVEYCEKNDIVFAIGPAGTGKTYTAVALAVRALKNREIRRIILTRPAVEAGENLGFLPGDLKEKIDPYLRPLYDALFDMIPGEKLRSFLENGVIEVAPLAFMRGRTLDHAYVILDEAQNATESQLKMFLTRMGPNAKMIVTGDTSQVDLPRNQPSGLLQATRLLKNIDGIGFVHLDAADVVRHRLVRDIIFAYDKLNAEGKSNSGDRSEEAGK; encoded by the coding sequence TTGAAAGAAATTATAATACCTGTTGATTTCGCCAATGTTGTTGATTTTTTTGGTGTAAATGATTCTAATCTGGATATAATCAGGAAAAAATACCCCGCTTTAAAAATAGCAGGTCGGGGAAATGAACTAAAGATAATTGGAGAGGAAAGTCTGGTCGGATTTGCTGCCGAAAAGGTAAAGCAACTGCTCAACTATTTTCACGAACATGGAATGCTGACACCCACCGAAGTCAGTTATCTTTTGAATGGATCACTGCAATTTTCAGATCAGTCTACTGAAAAGAGTTCAGCATCCGTTTCTTCACCCTCAACAACTGCGGATAGCCGAGATGTCCTGGTTTTTGGTCCGGGAGGTGTGATGGTAAGAGCGCGGACACCCAACCAAAGGAAACTGGTGGAGTATTGTGAGAAGAATGATATTGTTTTTGCTATTGGTCCCGCAGGTACCGGTAAAACCTATACGGCAGTGGCATTGGCAGTCAGGGCCTTGAAAAATCGTGAAATACGTCGGATAATTCTGACTCGTCCTGCAGTAGAAGCAGGAGAAAATCTAGGCTTTCTGCCCGGCGATCTGAAAGAAAAAATCGATCCTTATCTGCGTCCGCTTTATGATGCATTGTTTGATATGATTCCGGGTGAAAAGCTGCGTTCATTTCTGGAGAATGGGGTGATTGAAGTAGCCCCTTTGGCTTTCATGCGGGGACGAACATTGGATCATGCTTATGTCATACTTGATGAGGCGCAGAATGCTACCGAAAGTCAATTAAAAATGTTTCTGACCCGGATGGGTCCTAATGCCAAAATGATTGTAACCGGAGATACCTCACAGGTGGATTTACCCCGAAATCAGCCGTCCGGTCTCCTTCAGGCTACGCGTTTACTAAAGAACATTGATGGAATAGGTTTCGTGCATCTGGATGCGGCTGACGTGGTCAGACATCGTTTAGTGCGGGATATCATTTTCGCCTATGATAAATTAAATGCAGAAGGTAAGTCAAATTCGGGCGATAGGAGTGAGGAGGCGGGGAAGTAA
- a CDS encoding phosphoribosylaminoimidazolesuccinocarboxamide synthase, translated as MEHLISDQQCITRTQFKLPELTSVYHGKVRDVYILDNKLMVMVVTDRVSAFDVILPRPIPYKGQVLNQLASYFLEASKDICPNWIIKIPDPNAAIGILCKPYKVEMVIRGFLTGHAWREYRSGKRMICGVPMPDGLKENDAFPEPIITPTTKSSHGHDEDISREEIIAKGIVAEQEYEQLEKYTRALYERGFRMAMEKGLILVDTKYEFGKSNEKIFSLMKFTPDSSRYFYAEGYEERQKNGQEQRQLSKEFLRQWLIAHDFQGLEGQTIPDMPDEFVKEVSERYTELYEKITGKFFDRVDTRDILNRIENNIQQELKPLLSGI; from the coding sequence ATGGAACATTTAATCAGTGATCAGCAGTGTATAACACGCACACAATTTAAATTACCGGAGTTGACATCTGTGTATCATGGAAAAGTCAGGGATGTTTATATTTTAGATAATAAGTTGATGGTGATGGTAGTCACCGACAGGGTTTCAGCATTCGATGTTATTTTACCCCGACCTATACCCTACAAGGGTCAGGTGCTTAATCAATTGGCCTCCTATTTTTTGGAAGCTTCAAAAGACATTTGTCCCAACTGGATCATAAAAATTCCGGATCCGAATGCGGCTATCGGAATTCTCTGCAAACCCTATAAAGTGGAAATGGTGATCAGGGGTTTTTTAACCGGTCATGCCTGGAGGGAATATAGAAGCGGGAAGCGGATGATTTGTGGAGTTCCGATGCCCGATGGGTTAAAGGAAAATGATGCATTTCCTGAACCAATCATCACACCCACCACCAAAAGTTCACATGGCCATGATGAAGATATCTCCAGAGAAGAAATCATCGCAAAAGGCATCGTTGCAGAACAGGAGTACGAGCAACTGGAGAAATATACCAGAGCTCTCTATGAGCGCGGATTCAGAATGGCTATGGAGAAAGGCTTGATTCTGGTGGATACCAAGTACGAGTTTGGTAAGTCAAACGAAAAGATTTTCTCATTGATGAAATTCACCCCCGATTCTTCCAGATACTTTTACGCGGAAGGTTATGAAGAGCGCCAAAAAAATGGTCAGGAACAACGACAACTCAGCAAGGAATTTTTAAGACAATGGCTGATTGCTCATGACTTCCAGGGACTCGAAGGTCAAACCATTCCCGATATGCCGGATGAATTTGTGAAAGAGGTCAGTGAAAGGTATACGGAACTCTATGAAAAAATCACCGGTAAGTTCTTTGATAGAGTAGATACCCGTGACATTCTTAATCGAATTGAAAATAATATTCAGCAGGAATTGAAGCCATTACTATCGGGAATTTAA
- a CDS encoding 1-acyl-sn-glycerol-3-phosphate acyltransferase gives MRFVYLFFFKILGWKIEGDVPRNLTKYIIAVAPHTSNWDFLVGLAVRSIMRFKSNFLGKKELFKKPWGWLFTRLGGYPVDRSSKTNKVDQVVQVIKNSNHFVIAIAPEGTRKKVEKWKTGFYYMAYQAGIPIVFTSIDYVNRTVKFNAPFTPNGNFEQDAPIMAAYFKNINGRNRTAGPVI, from the coding sequence ATGCGCTTCGTCTATTTATTCTTCTTTAAAATATTGGGATGGAAAATTGAAGGTGATGTCCCCCGCAATTTGACGAAGTACATTATTGCCGTTGCTCCTCATACCAGTAACTGGGATTTTCTGGTAGGCCTTGCCGTTAGAAGTATCATGAGATTTAAATCTAATTTTTTAGGGAAGAAGGAACTTTTTAAAAAGCCATGGGGTTGGTTGTTTACCCGACTTGGAGGTTATCCCGTTGACAGAAGCAGTAAAACCAATAAAGTAGATCAGGTTGTACAGGTGATAAAAAACTCCAATCATTTTGTGATTGCTATTGCTCCGGAAGGCACTCGGAAAAAAGTGGAAAAGTGGAAAACAGGCTTTTATTATATGGCCTATCAGGCCGGTATTCCAATCGTATTTACCAGTATCGATTATGTAAACAGAACTGTCAAGTTCAATGCTCCATTTACTCCAAATGGGAATTTCGAACAAGATGCACCCATTATGGCCGCTTACTTTAAAAATATAAATGGTAGAAACCGTACTGCCGGACCCGTTATTTAG
- a CDS encoding T9SS type A sorting domain-containing protein: MKTPAIFNFMNSIKLMVFFLLFSLSVNASNYYWVGGTGHWNDFSVHWATSSGGTVFHTAPPSIADDVFIDSNSVVKFDTIFFDDAISYCRDLNVDANTDSIYFETPSANPYSFLQLGGNLNVVHRTFWDHEWMGGVGLYLNPTNFQTTLFAPESRFQQIQILDSCKVLMMSELSVYGGILFDSSGISFLTNNYDLSCIQLSSWDPNLTPEIKLGTSNVEIGYSIEVPVDADSAHLIFNSFGTYLVPLNADKITIDSTAQINGYTWTPIKARELIIHGYFESNAVDTIGKLTLFFSGDFNAPLVCDTIILTNPYQYFAFSTVVVNNYIATISTPGNQIYFNGSAPGTLLVNNMDTVCLDYLKMSGVDALGSAVYYAGIFSDDDGGNTGWSFTSCSPLVSLVWPGDVNNDLIVDNLDLLLIGAGYFYTGDIRDSMSTLYMGHASLDWASTYANLVNMKYGDCNGDGVIFTDDTLAISENYGLTHPAFKGNTTPFPFSGIGAPLYFDYPGSTLTPGASYSLPISYGQTGGAGDMLYGLAFSIIYDTTQIDPSSVLVTFPPSWLADTADLLRMQRNDSILGSVSSALSRIDQNNSTGSGEIASLHFTVKPGSTGSIHFDFIRTLGLLANQSQILLQPISKTFNATTGFADNQPMSLSLWPNPANETITIRSAGLLQESKLRIFDTVGKLVSPETLLPPSASGTTIDISALVPGVYMVELQTTTQIKTQRLIVY, from the coding sequence ATGAAAACACCTGCCATCTTCAATTTTATGAACTCCATTAAACTTATGGTGTTCTTTCTTCTATTTAGCCTGTCGGTCAATGCTTCTAATTATTATTGGGTAGGTGGAACAGGTCACTGGAACGATTTTTCTGTGCATTGGGCAACAAGCAGTGGCGGCACAGTGTTTCATACTGCCCCGCCATCGATTGCCGATGATGTTTTTATTGACAGCAATTCAGTCGTTAAATTTGATACTATTTTTTTTGATGATGCTATTAGTTATTGCAGAGATCTGAATGTTGATGCGAATACGGATTCTATTTATTTTGAAACACCATCAGCTAATCCGTACAGCTTTCTTCAATTGGGAGGTAATTTAAATGTAGTCCATAGAACATTTTGGGATCATGAATGGATGGGTGGAGTAGGTTTGTATCTGAATCCTACGAATTTTCAGACCACTCTATTTGCTCCGGAATCAAGGTTCCAGCAAATTCAAATTTTGGATTCCTGTAAAGTGTTAATGATGAGTGAACTTTCTGTTTATGGTGGAATTCTTTTCGATTCATCAGGTATTTCATTTCTGACCAACAACTATGATCTTTCCTGTATTCAACTATCCAGCTGGGATCCTAATCTTACTCCGGAAATTAAGTTGGGTACTTCCAACGTTGAAATAGGATATTCTATTGAAGTACCTGTTGATGCAGATAGTGCACATCTTATTTTTAATAGTTTTGGAACCTATCTGGTCCCGTTAAATGCAGATAAAATCACTATTGATAGTACAGCTCAGATTAATGGCTATACATGGACTCCCATCAAAGCTCGGGAATTGATCATTCATGGCTATTTCGAAAGTAATGCTGTTGATACCATAGGGAAACTAACCCTTTTCTTTTCTGGTGATTTTAACGCACCCTTAGTTTGTGACACAATTATCCTCACCAACCCTTACCAGTACTTTGCATTTTCTACGGTGGTGGTGAACAATTATATCGCAACCATTTCTACACCGGGGAATCAAATTTACTTTAATGGAAGTGCGCCCGGAACATTGCTGGTTAATAATATGGATACTGTTTGCCTTGATTATCTCAAAATGTCAGGTGTGGATGCATTAGGTTCAGCAGTCTATTATGCCGGAATTTTTTCAGATGACGATGGCGGTAATACAGGTTGGAGTTTTACTTCTTGTTCCCCCCTGGTGAGTCTGGTATGGCCGGGTGATGTTAACAATGATCTTATAGTCGATAATCTGGATCTCTTGTTAATTGGTGCCGGTTATTTTTATACCGGAGATATCCGTGACAGTATGTCTACATTATATATGGGACATGCCTCACTCGATTGGGCATCAACCTATGCCAATCTCGTAAATATGAAGTATGGAGATTGCAATGGAGATGGAGTGATCTTTACGGATGATACTCTGGCTATTTCTGAAAATTATGGGTTGACACATCCTGCATTCAAAGGAAATACAACACCCTTTCCTTTTTCCGGAATTGGCGCACCGCTTTATTTTGATTATCCGGGTTCAACACTTACACCGGGGGCATCTTATTCGCTTCCCATCAGCTATGGTCAAACCGGTGGAGCAGGGGATATGCTCTATGGACTGGCATTTTCAATTATATATGATACCACTCAAATAGACCCTTCGAGTGTGTTGGTTACCTTTCCGCCTTCATGGCTGGCTGATACTGCCGATTTACTTCGTATGCAACGAAATGATTCTATCTTAGGAAGTGTATCTTCCGCTCTTTCCCGTATCGACCAAAACAACAGTACCGGTTCCGGCGAAATTGCATCGTTGCATTTTACGGTAAAGCCCGGTTCAACAGGAAGCATACATTTTGATTTTATCAGGACCCTGGGCTTATTGGCTAATCAGTCACAAATTCTTCTGCAGCCTATTTCAAAAACATTTAATGCAACTACCGGTTTCGCAGATAATCAACCAATGAGTTTATCCCTCTGGCCTAATCCGGCAAACGAAACGATTACTATCAGATCCGCAGGTCTCCTTCAGGAATCAAAACTTCGGATATTCGATACCGTTGGAAAGCTAGTCTCACCCGAAACCCTGCTGCCACCTTCCGCTTCCGGGACAACAATTGATATTTCAGCATTGGTTCCCGGAGTTTATATGGTGGAATTGCAGACGACTACGCAGATAAAAACACAGCGTTTAATTGTATATTAA